From a single Mus caroli chromosome X, CAROLI_EIJ_v1.1, whole genome shotgun sequence genomic region:
- the LOC110286734 gene encoding protein FAM156A/FAM156B-like, with the protein MDPLQKWDPMSISVPSCIATVRSSQEASAAPQPSSSEKLSMGLSILSVSPSPRSGVPASLSEGLFQQQAREKKALWQQYWEKQGFPQRKKVFLRHSRRWHRDHMAPYLLERDLRGFPSGDKSQNQLRCQGHVQNIAGMSGQKSATPNPPSWEMLVQGLNGLTLSLGANRPVPLPEEPWQQQEPEDMRQLERQQESLKMFQRMLK; encoded by the coding sequence ATGGATCCACTGCagaaatgggatccaatgtcaATTTCCGTACCCTCATGCATAGCCACTGTGAGGAGCTCTCAAGAGGCCTCGGCAGCCCCTCAgccttcctcttcagaaaagttAAGCATGGGTCTCAGCATCTTGAGCGTCAGCCCCAGTCCCCGCTCCGGTGTCCCTGCTTCTCTGTCAGAGGGGCTGTTCCAGCAGCAGGCCCGGGAGAAGAAGGCCCTGTGGCAGCAGTACTGGGAGAAGCAGGGCTTTCCTCAGAGGAAGAAAGTCTTCCTGAGGCATTCGAGACGTTGGCACCGGGATCACATGGCACCTTACCTGCTTGAAAGGGATCTCAGAGGCTTTCCCTCAGGTGACAAATCTCAGAATCAGCTTCGATGTCAGGGCCATGTGCAGAATATTGCTGGGATGAGTGGGCAGAAGAGCGCGACCCCCAACCCTCCCTCCTGGGAAATGCTGGTGCAGGGTCTCAATGGCCTCACCCTCAGCCTGGGAGCCAACAGACCCGTCCCCCTGCCAGAGGAACCTTGGCAGCAGCAGGAGCCAGAGGACATGCGCCAGCTGGAGAGGCAGCAGGAAAGCCTGAAGATGTTCCAGAGGATGCTCAAGTAG